A stretch of the Fusobacterium varium genome encodes the following:
- the rfbC gene encoding dTDP-4-dehydrorhamnose 3,5-epimerase: MNKLKKIETNLQGIYIVEPLVFRDDRGFFLESYNKTEFEKIGIFEEFVQDNHSKSKKGVLRGLHFQTKHSQAKLVRVIKGRILDIVVDIRKNSGTYGKWHGIELSAENKKMLYVSKGFAHGFLTLEDDTEIEYKCDEFYVPQYDSGIMWNDKDININWNFEKYGLKEEDIILSEKDTKHQSFKEYTEKYIGENVLLTGADGQLGQDFQKLFDKLKIKYTATDYKELDVTNKEKVKEFVDKNNFTIIINCAAYNNVDKAEEEQEKCFVLNSHVPKYLSKICKERNIVFVTYSTDFVFDGEKEVPYTEKDIPNPLSIYSKAKLEGEKYSLEYEKSFVIRTSWVFGMGNNNFCKQVINWSKGKDRLRIVDDQISSPTYSKDLAEYSWKLVQTDKYGLYHLSNDGEASKFEQAQYTLKKIGWNGILERAKTKDFPLPAKRAEYSKLDSSKIEKIINKKIPHWKSGIDRFLEEMKEKGEI, from the coding sequence ATGAATAAATTAAAAAAAATAGAAACAAACTTACAAGGAATATATATAGTAGAGCCTTTAGTATTTAGAGATGATAGAGGTTTTTTTCTTGAGTCATATAATAAAACTGAATTTGAAAAAATAGGGATATTTGAAGAATTTGTGCAAGATAACCATTCTAAATCTAAAAAAGGTGTACTTAGAGGACTTCATTTTCAAACTAAGCATTCCCAAGCAAAGCTTGTGAGAGTAATAAAAGGGAGAATACTTGATATTGTAGTTGATATTAGAAAAAATAGCGGCACATATGGAAAATGGCATGGAATAGAATTAAGTGCAGAAAATAAAAAAATGCTATATGTATCAAAAGGTTTTGCTCATGGATTTCTTACTTTAGAAGATGATACAGAAATAGAATATAAATGTGATGAATTTTATGTACCTCAGTATGATTCAGGAATAATGTGGAATGATAAAGATATAAATATCAATTGGAATTTTGAAAAGTATGGACTAAAAGAAGAGGATATAATTTTATCTGAGAAAGATACAAAACATCAATCTTTTAAGGAATACACAGAAAAATATATAGGAGAAAATGTATTGCTTACAGGAGCAGATGGACAGCTAGGTCAGGATTTCCAAAAACTTTTTGATAAGTTGAAAATAAAATATACAGCTACTGACTATAAAGAATTAGATGTAACTAACAAAGAGAAAGTAAAAGAATTTGTAGATAAGAATAATTTTACTATAATAATAAATTGCGCAGCATATAATAATGTGGATAAGGCAGAAGAAGAACAGGAGAAATGCTTTGTTTTAAATTCACATGTACCCAAATACTTATCAAAGATATGTAAAGAAAGAAATATAGTATTTGTAACATATTCAACAGATTTTGTATTTGATGGAGAAAAGGAAGTACCATATACAGAAAAAGATATTCCTAATCCTTTATCAATATATTCAAAAGCAAAGCTAGAAGGTGAAAAATATTCTCTGGAATATGAAAAAAGTTTTGTAATAAGGACATCATGGGTATTTGGAATGGGAAATAATAATTTCTGCAAACAAGTAATTAACTGGTCAAAAGGAAAAGATAGATTGAGAATAGTAGATGATCAAATATCTTCTCCAACATATTCAAAGGATTTGGCAGAATATTCATGGAAACTTGTTCAAACAGACAAATATGGATTGTACCATCTATCAAATGATGGGGAAGCATCGAAATTTGAACAGGCGCAATATACATTAAAAAAAATAGGATGGAATGGAATATTGGAAAGAGCAAAAACAAAAGACTTTCCTTTACCAGCAAAAAGGGCAGAATACTCAAAGTTAGATAGTAGTAAGATAGAAAAAATAATTAATAAAAAGATACCACATTGGAAAAGTGGAATAGATAGATTTTTAGAAGAAATGAAAGAAAAGGGAGAGATATAG